The Kitasatospora paranensis genome has a window encoding:
- the zwf gene encoding glucose-6-phosphate dehydrogenase — MTISNPLRDPADRRLPRIAGPSGLVIFGVTGDLSRKKLMPAIYDLANRGLLPPGFSLVGFARREWEDEDFAREVHDAVKEHARTPFREEVWQQLAKGMRFVQGDFGDDEAFDTLRKTIEELDQAQGTGGNFAFYLSVPPKFFPTVVQQLKKHGLTDPPKGSWRRAVIEKPFGHDLESAQELNRIVHEVFPRDEVFRIDHYLGKETVQNILALRFANQMFEPIWNRSYVDHVQITMAEDIGIGGRAGYYDGIGSARDVIQNHLLQLMALTAIEEPASFHPKALVAEKLKVLSAVKLPGDLGKHTVRGQYAGGWQGGEEVPGYLDEDGIDPSSKTDTYAAIKLEINNRRWAGVPFYLRTGKRLGRRVTEIAVVFQRAPYLPFDSYATEELGQNALVIRVQPDEGVTVRFGSKVPGTALEVRDVTMDFAYGESFTESSPEAYERLILDVLLGDANLFPRHQEVEQSWRILDPIEKYWDSHGKPAQYPAGTWGPDEADEMLARDGRSWRRP, encoded by the coding sequence CTGACGATCTCGAACCCGCTGCGCGATCCGGCCGACCGCCGGCTGCCGAGGATCGCCGGGCCGTCCGGCCTGGTGATCTTCGGCGTGACCGGCGACCTGTCGCGCAAGAAGCTGATGCCGGCCATCTACGACCTCGCCAACCGCGGACTGCTGCCGCCGGGCTTCTCGCTCGTCGGCTTCGCCCGCCGCGAGTGGGAGGACGAGGACTTCGCCCGCGAGGTGCACGACGCGGTCAAGGAGCACGCGCGGACGCCGTTCCGCGAGGAGGTCTGGCAGCAGCTGGCCAAGGGCATGCGGTTCGTCCAGGGCGACTTCGGCGACGACGAGGCCTTCGACACCCTGCGCAAGACCATCGAGGAGCTCGACCAGGCCCAGGGCACCGGCGGCAACTTCGCCTTCTACCTGTCGGTGCCGCCGAAGTTCTTCCCCACCGTCGTCCAGCAGCTCAAGAAGCACGGGCTGACCGACCCGCCCAAGGGTTCCTGGCGCCGCGCGGTGATCGAGAAGCCCTTCGGCCACGACCTGGAGAGCGCCCAGGAGCTGAACCGGATCGTCCACGAGGTCTTCCCCCGGGACGAGGTCTTCCGGATCGACCACTACCTGGGCAAGGAGACCGTCCAGAACATCCTGGCGCTCCGCTTCGCCAACCAGATGTTCGAGCCGATCTGGAACCGGTCGTACGTCGACCACGTGCAGATCACGATGGCCGAGGACATCGGCATCGGCGGCCGGGCCGGCTACTACGACGGCATCGGCTCGGCCCGCGACGTCATCCAGAACCACCTGCTCCAGCTGATGGCGCTCACCGCCATCGAGGAGCCCGCGTCCTTCCACCCCAAGGCCTTGGTCGCCGAGAAGCTCAAGGTGCTCAGCGCCGTCAAGCTCCCCGGCGACCTCGGCAAGCACACCGTCCGCGGCCAGTACGCGGGCGGCTGGCAGGGCGGCGAGGAGGTGCCCGGCTACCTGGACGAGGACGGCATCGACCCCTCCTCCAAGACCGACACCTACGCGGCGATCAAGCTGGAGATCAACAACCGGCGCTGGGCCGGGGTGCCGTTCTACCTGCGCACCGGCAAGCGCCTCGGCCGCCGGGTCACCGAGATCGCGGTGGTCTTCCAGCGCGCCCCGTACCTGCCGTTCGACTCCTACGCCACCGAGGAGCTGGGGCAGAACGCCCTGGTCATCCGGGTGCAGCCGGACGAGGGCGTCACGGTGCGGTTCGGCTCCAAGGTGCCCGGCACCGCGCTGGAGGTCCGGGACGTCACGATGGACTTCGCCTACGGCGAGTCCTTCACCGAGTCCAGCCCGGAGGCGTACGAGCGGCTCATCCTCGACGTGCTGCTCGGCGACGCCAACCTCTTCCCGCGCCACCAGGAGGTCGAGCAGTCCTGGCGGATCCTCGACCCGATCGAGAAGTACTGGGACAGCCACGGCAAGCCCGCCCAGTACCCGGCGGGCACCT
- the tal gene encoding transaldolase yields the protein MTDALKRLSDEGVAIWLDDLSRDRLNTGNLAELVQEKHVVGVTTNPTIFQKAIGGGSAAYDGQLTDLAVRKVTVDEAVRMITTSDVRDAADVLRPVYDASNGRDGRVSIEVDPRLAHETAATIAEAKQLWWLVDRPNVLIKIPATKAGLPAITEVIAKGISVNVTLIFSLERYRGVMDAFLTGLEKAKAAGLDLSQIESVASFFVSRVDTEIDKRLDKIGGDAKELRSKSGVANARLAYQAYEDVFSSDRWKALEAAGAKAQRPLWASTGVKDPNLPDTLYVTELVAPGTVNTMPEGTLDATDDHGVITGDSITGNYADAQAVMDAVAAAGVDYDDVVQVLEDEGVEKFAVSWKELLDTVSASLASHGAN from the coding sequence ATGACTGACGCTCTGAAGCGCCTCAGCGACGAAGGCGTGGCGATCTGGCTGGACGACCTCAGCCGTGACCGGCTCAACACCGGCAACCTGGCCGAGCTGGTGCAGGAGAAGCACGTCGTCGGTGTCACCACCAACCCGACCATCTTCCAGAAGGCCATCGGCGGCGGCAGCGCCGCCTACGACGGCCAGCTCACCGACCTCGCCGTCCGCAAGGTCACCGTGGACGAGGCCGTGCGCATGATCACCACCTCGGACGTGCGCGACGCCGCCGACGTGCTGCGCCCCGTCTACGACGCCTCCAACGGCCGCGACGGCCGGGTCTCCATCGAGGTCGACCCCCGCCTGGCCCACGAGACCGCCGCCACGATCGCCGAGGCCAAGCAGCTGTGGTGGCTGGTCGACCGCCCGAACGTGCTCATCAAGATCCCCGCCACCAAGGCCGGCCTGCCCGCCATCACCGAGGTCATCGCCAAGGGCATCAGCGTCAACGTCACGCTGATCTTCTCCCTGGAGCGCTACCGGGGCGTCATGGACGCCTTCCTGACCGGCCTGGAGAAGGCCAAGGCCGCCGGCCTCGACCTCTCCCAGATCGAGTCCGTCGCCTCGTTCTTCGTCTCCCGCGTGGACACCGAGATCGACAAGCGCCTCGACAAGATCGGCGGCGACGCCAAGGAGCTGCGCTCCAAGTCCGGCGTGGCCAACGCCCGCCTCGCCTACCAGGCCTACGAGGACGTCTTCTCCTCCGACCGCTGGAAGGCCCTGGAGGCCGCCGGCGCCAAGGCGCAGCGCCCGCTCTGGGCGTCCACCGGCGTCAAGGACCCGAACCTCCCCGACACCCTCTACGTGACCGAGCTGGTCGCCCCCGGCACGGTCAACACCATGCCCGAGGGCACCCTCGACGCCACCGACGACCACGGCGTCATCACCGGCGACTCGATCACCGGCAACTACGCCGACGCCCAGGCCGTCATGGACGCCGTCGCCGCGGCGGGCGTCGACTACGACGACGTCGTCCAGGTCCTGGAGGACGAGGGCGTCGAGAAGTTCGCGGTCTCCTGGAAGGAACTCCTGGACACCGTCTCGGCCTCGCTCGCCTCCCACGGCGCCAACTGA